A portion of the Alkalinema sp. FACHB-956 genome contains these proteins:
- a CDS encoding ATP-binding protein: protein MKMHSFQLRLTLFSTLLAGLTLVGFAGLSWKLIYDAKVSRLDSSLANALKRAGMPRSEDRWQSVEAFLHRELGVSTNTQVGLLVRDGAGTVIHQSPDWVPQLGQFTAFPPRPAPNRNNANLPRLPLSPPNGNGLPPSNARSNLRPDIRPDVRPDARLDTRPDFRPDRPPPEPPPIAILYTTQGAWRIGAASFPQTQIAIAVSLQSIDQEMAVIRNIFVIAIPAVLLLVAGGAWLLSAQALQPIQQLTHVIQKVSSKGLDQRVSDRGIDREFVELIQVFNQMLERLEQSFKQASRFSADAAHELKTPLTILQGELEQALQQAETESPLQQQLGNLLDEVRRLSSIVRKLLLLSLADAGQMRLFNTEVNLSAMLLEMLEDFDLLAPELTIKTDIAAALIVWGDRDLLIQVLQNLFSNAMKYNLPNGWIEIQAQSKVNQISVIVRNASRDLPTYDRQHIFDRFHRGDPARTRKIEGTGLGLSLAREIARAHGGDLQMDAVVPGQTAFVLSLPIRQRN, encoded by the coding sequence ATGAAAATGCATTCCTTTCAACTGCGTCTGACGTTGTTTTCAACGTTGTTGGCGGGGCTAACGTTGGTGGGGTTTGCGGGATTATCCTGGAAGCTCATTTACGACGCAAAAGTGAGTCGTTTAGATAGCAGTTTAGCCAATGCCCTGAAACGAGCCGGAATGCCGCGATCGGAAGACCGTTGGCAAAGCGTAGAAGCCTTTCTCCATCGGGAATTGGGCGTGAGTACCAATACCCAAGTTGGCTTGTTGGTGCGGGATGGTGCGGGAACGGTGATACATCAATCTCCGGATTGGGTACCGCAGCTAGGGCAATTCACTGCCTTTCCGCCTCGGCCTGCGCCTAACCGCAATAACGCCAATCTGCCTCGGTTGCCGTTGTCTCCACCCAATGGGAATGGGTTGCCTCCGAGTAATGCTCGGTCTAATTTGCGCCCAGATATACGCCCGGATGTGCGTCCAGATGCGCGCCTAGATACGCGCCCGGATTTTCGGCCCGATCGTCCGCCCCCAGAACCACCTCCGATCGCCATTCTCTACACAACCCAAGGGGCTTGGCGCATTGGTGCCGCCAGTTTTCCCCAAACGCAAATCGCGATCGCGGTGAGCCTGCAAAGCATTGATCAGGAAATGGCGGTGATTCGTAATATTTTTGTGATTGCCATTCCCGCTGTTTTGCTATTGGTTGCTGGGGGAGCCTGGTTGCTCTCCGCCCAAGCCCTACAACCCATTCAGCAACTCACCCATGTGATTCAAAAGGTATCCAGCAAGGGATTGGATCAACGGGTGTCCGATCGGGGCATCGATCGGGAATTTGTCGAACTGATTCAGGTGTTTAACCAAATGCTGGAACGGTTGGAGCAGAGCTTTAAGCAAGCGTCCCGGTTCAGTGCGGATGCGGCCCATGAGTTAAAAACACCGCTGACAATTTTGCAAGGTGAATTAGAACAAGCGCTTCAACAGGCGGAAACAGAATCTCCTCTGCAACAACAGTTAGGAAACTTGCTGGATGAAGTGCGTCGCCTCAGTAGCATTGTGCGGAAACTGCTGTTGTTATCGCTGGCAGATGCAGGACAGATGCGCCTGTTTAATACTGAGGTGAATCTATCGGCAATGCTGCTGGAAATGCTAGAGGACTTTGATTTATTAGCGCCAGAATTGACAATTAAAACCGATATTGCAGCAGCTTTAATCGTCTGGGGCGATCGGGATTTACTCATCCAGGTGTTACAAAATCTCTTTAGTAACGCGATGAAGTACAATCTGCCCAATGGTTGGATCGAAATTCAAGCGCAGTCAAAGGTAAACCAGATTAGCGTCATTGTTCGCAACGCCTCCAGGGATCTACCCACCTACGATCGCCAACATATTTTCGATCGCTTCCATCGGGGTGACCCAGCCCGTACCCGAAAAATTGAAGGAACGGGGTTGGGGCTGAGCCTCGCGCGGGAAATTGCCCGTGCCCATGGTGGGGATTTGCAGATGGATGCAGTGGTACCGGGTCAAACCGCCTTTGTGCTGAGCCTGCCTATTCGTCAACGGAATTGA